One Vespa crabro chromosome 4, iyVesCrab1.2, whole genome shotgun sequence DNA segment encodes these proteins:
- the LOC124423955 gene encoding formin-J-like isoform X1, with amino-acid sequence MKIAATLFLFVIIGCTWRATLGTCVFQSDFGFALNCAFKKSGLFRVRNLGGVKGFLGLGFTVGDELGFRESLSNVESARRRSVQTGKTGLSVDSTNVATNRNDNQQKARQVVPPFKPLPVGMSRPISQQSEHQRLVVQQNSTALRTVAAPSLGTQEDMIKYQQQQEAKLKQQQKLQQEALALQVLKQQRQQQQEAMRQQHIQKMQQQYKQQQLLNQQQQQQKQQMMAQQQQQLLAMQAKRIQAAIAIATTTKAPSIVPAITNMVQSDHLKPVSAALTSPTGNGLPPFIAMPQSSSRLTDRISNSADSDNEVSKDDYNQLPLPGEEAASSVNKMTLLSLQPIVTAEQAQSLPLQQNEKRQSLPASLPSLAPIQGMETSLKALAEASNITLEALEAAILLRQQQLMQKQMGPSTTSTTTTTTTLSPHVKNKYGNSGATKVMNAPHEYYPIGYDKNFDDNFASRVDLPDTSFYCGDQKHFPGLYADEDLGCMVFHVCALTDDGLIMKSFLCPESTLFDQTILKCNWWFYVDCPASKNLYDSNIPISKSYQLMKALAFFSAYKNHDNAINLNQKKEAYDVIESSAH; translated from the exons ATGAAGATTGCTGCgaccttatttctttttgtcatcATTG GCTGCACGTGGCGGGCTACGCTAGGCACATGCGTCTTTCAATCCGACTTTGGTTTTGCGCTTAACTGCGCCTTCAAAAAATCTGGCCTCTTCCGGGTGCGAAACCTCGGAGGTGTTAAAGGTTTCCTTGGCTTGG GATTCACGGTAGGTGATGAACTAGGATTTAGGGAGTCCCTATCGAATGTGGAAAgtgcaagaagaagaagtgtaCAAACAGGAAAGACTGGTCTTTCTGTTGATTCCACAAACGTG GCCACAAATCGGAACGATAATCAACAAAAAGCAAGACAGGTCGTACCTCCTTTCAAGCCTCTGCCAGTAGGGATGAGTCGTCCGATAAGTCAGCAATCTGAACATCAAAGATTGGTAGTTCAACAAAATTCAACGGCTCTTAGGACGGTCGCTGCTCCATCCTTGGGTACACAAGAAGATATGATAAAGTATCAGCAACAACAGGAGGCAAAGTTGAAGCAACAGCAAAAGCTTCAACAGGAAGCTCTTGCCTTGCAAGTATTGAAGCAACAGAGACAACAGCAACAGGAAGCGATGCGTCAGCAGCATATACAAAAGATGCAGCAACAATACAAGCAACAACAGTTGTTGaatcagcaacaacagcaacagaaGCAACAGATGATGGctcaacagcaacaacagttGCTTGCGATGCAAGCTAAGAGGATACAG GCCGCGATCGCAATAGCAACGACAACGAAGGCTCCTAGTATCGTCCCAGCGATAACGAATATGGTACAATCCGATCATTTAAAACCTGTTTCGGCGGCACTAACGTCCCCGACTGGCAACGGCTTACCACCTTTCATCGCCATGCCTCAATCGTCTTCCAGACTTACTGATAGGATCAGCAATAGCGCTGATTCTGATAATGAAGTATCTAAGGATGACTATAATCAG CTTCCTTTGCCAGGCGAAGAAGCTGCATCCTCTGTGAATAAAATGACTTTACTCTCTTTGCAACCAATCGTGACGGCTGAACAGGCTCAAAGTTTACCTCTTCAACAAAATGAGAAACGACAGTCGTTACCAGCTTCCTTACCTTCATTAGCACCGATTCAAGGAATGGAAACATCCTTGAAAGCATTAGCCGAAGCAAGTAACATAACGCTCGAAGCGTTAGAGGCAGCTATCCTTTTGAGACAACAACAACTTATGCAGAAACAAATGGGACCCAGCACGACCAGTACGACGACAACTACGACGACTCTTTCGCCCCACGTTAAAAA CAAATACGGTAATTCTGGTGCTACGAAAGTAATGAACGCTCCGCACGAATATTATCCGATAGGATACGATAAAAACTTTGACGATAATTTTGCAAGTCGGGTTGATCTACCTGATACCAGTTTCTATTGTGGCGATCAGAAACATTTTCCAGGTCTTTACGCCGATGAGGATTTAGGATGtatg GTCTTCCATGTATGCGCATTAACCGATGACGGCTTGATCATGAAGAGCTTCCTGTGTCCCGAGTCTACTCTTTTCGATCAAACGATCCTGAAATGTAACTGGTGGTTCTACGTCGATTGTCCAGCTTCGAAAAATCTCTACGACAGCAATATTCCAATCAGCAAGAGTTATCAGTTGATGAAGGCTCTCGCATTTTTCTCTGCTTATAAGAATCACGATAACG CTATTAATCTTAATCAAAAAAAGGAGGCGTACGATGTCATCGAGTCATCCGCGCATTAA
- the LOC124423955 gene encoding uncharacterized protein LOC124423955 isoform X2, with protein sequence MKIAATLFLFVIIGFTVGDELGFRESLSNVESARRRSVQTGKTGLSVDSTNVATNRNDNQQKARQVVPPFKPLPVGMSRPISQQSEHQRLVVQQNSTALRTVAAPSLGTQEDMIKYQQQQEAKLKQQQKLQQEALALQVLKQQRQQQQEAMRQQHIQKMQQQYKQQQLLNQQQQQQKQQMMAQQQQQLLAMQAKRIQAAIAIATTTKAPSIVPAITNMVQSDHLKPVSAALTSPTGNGLPPFIAMPQSSSRLTDRISNSADSDNEVSKDDYNQLPLPGEEAASSVNKMTLLSLQPIVTAEQAQSLPLQQNEKRQSLPASLPSLAPIQGMETSLKALAEASNITLEALEAAILLRQQQLMQKQMGPSTTSTTTTTTTLSPHVKNKYGNSGATKVMNAPHEYYPIGYDKNFDDNFASRVDLPDTSFYCGDQKHFPGLYADEDLGCMVFHVCALTDDGLIMKSFLCPESTLFDQTILKCNWWFYVDCPASKNLYDSNIPISKSYQLMKALAFFSAYKNHDNAINLNQKKEAYDVIESSAH encoded by the exons ATGAAGATTGCTGCgaccttatttctttttgtcatcATTG GATTCACGGTAGGTGATGAACTAGGATTTAGGGAGTCCCTATCGAATGTGGAAAgtgcaagaagaagaagtgtaCAAACAGGAAAGACTGGTCTTTCTGTTGATTCCACAAACGTG GCCACAAATCGGAACGATAATCAACAAAAAGCAAGACAGGTCGTACCTCCTTTCAAGCCTCTGCCAGTAGGGATGAGTCGTCCGATAAGTCAGCAATCTGAACATCAAAGATTGGTAGTTCAACAAAATTCAACGGCTCTTAGGACGGTCGCTGCTCCATCCTTGGGTACACAAGAAGATATGATAAAGTATCAGCAACAACAGGAGGCAAAGTTGAAGCAACAGCAAAAGCTTCAACAGGAAGCTCTTGCCTTGCAAGTATTGAAGCAACAGAGACAACAGCAACAGGAAGCGATGCGTCAGCAGCATATACAAAAGATGCAGCAACAATACAAGCAACAACAGTTGTTGaatcagcaacaacagcaacagaaGCAACAGATGATGGctcaacagcaacaacagttGCTTGCGATGCAAGCTAAGAGGATACAG GCCGCGATCGCAATAGCAACGACAACGAAGGCTCCTAGTATCGTCCCAGCGATAACGAATATGGTACAATCCGATCATTTAAAACCTGTTTCGGCGGCACTAACGTCCCCGACTGGCAACGGCTTACCACCTTTCATCGCCATGCCTCAATCGTCTTCCAGACTTACTGATAGGATCAGCAATAGCGCTGATTCTGATAATGAAGTATCTAAGGATGACTATAATCAG CTTCCTTTGCCAGGCGAAGAAGCTGCATCCTCTGTGAATAAAATGACTTTACTCTCTTTGCAACCAATCGTGACGGCTGAACAGGCTCAAAGTTTACCTCTTCAACAAAATGAGAAACGACAGTCGTTACCAGCTTCCTTACCTTCATTAGCACCGATTCAAGGAATGGAAACATCCTTGAAAGCATTAGCCGAAGCAAGTAACATAACGCTCGAAGCGTTAGAGGCAGCTATCCTTTTGAGACAACAACAACTTATGCAGAAACAAATGGGACCCAGCACGACCAGTACGACGACAACTACGACGACTCTTTCGCCCCACGTTAAAAA CAAATACGGTAATTCTGGTGCTACGAAAGTAATGAACGCTCCGCACGAATATTATCCGATAGGATACGATAAAAACTTTGACGATAATTTTGCAAGTCGGGTTGATCTACCTGATACCAGTTTCTATTGTGGCGATCAGAAACATTTTCCAGGTCTTTACGCCGATGAGGATTTAGGATGtatg GTCTTCCATGTATGCGCATTAACCGATGACGGCTTGATCATGAAGAGCTTCCTGTGTCCCGAGTCTACTCTTTTCGATCAAACGATCCTGAAATGTAACTGGTGGTTCTACGTCGATTGTCCAGCTTCGAAAAATCTCTACGACAGCAATATTCCAATCAGCAAGAGTTATCAGTTGATGAAGGCTCTCGCATTTTTCTCTGCTTATAAGAATCACGATAACG CTATTAATCTTAATCAAAAAAAGGAGGCGTACGATGTCATCGAGTCATCCGCGCATTAA